One genomic segment of Streptomyces violaceusniger Tu 4113 includes these proteins:
- a CDS encoding LeuA family protein, with the protein MTVRSCATTATFPRNRGRRIVTSNSHVFARRLRVFDSTLRDGEQAPGNAMNPEQKLELALAIEATGVDTIEAGFPSSSPSDFEATKLIAQALTTAKVATLNRAVRADIQLAAEAGGIDHQIQIMATGSDVHLEHKRGITRAEGLKEIVDSVRFARELGFTDITLGIEDASRGSDDLLRPMIEAGVAEGARTVALADTTGCLIPSEFGAQVTRVRSWIHDDIILSIHCHQDLGLSLANALAGIDAGADEVQSTLAGIGERAGNTPLEELAAVLLYKAEQLGVTSRLRTEKLYDAYLILSRIIGLPTPRNKAVFGENSFATQAGIHQAGMLRNPVTYEYVEPHRFGRERGILIGRHSGRNVIRNTLDQMGLGVESELLDAIYDTYIASREDGTCIELGELRHIITERLGHATASAAPSDLAVTAP; encoded by the coding sequence GTGACTGTCCGGTCGTGTGCAACCACGGCGACGTTCCCGAGAAACCGAGGAAGGCGAATAGTGACTTCGAACTCTCACGTCTTTGCGCGCAGGCTCCGGGTCTTCGACTCCACGCTCCGCGACGGTGAGCAGGCCCCCGGAAACGCGATGAACCCCGAGCAGAAGCTGGAACTTGCCCTCGCCATCGAGGCCACCGGCGTCGACACCATCGAGGCCGGCTTCCCCAGTTCCTCACCCAGCGACTTCGAGGCCACCAAGCTGATCGCCCAAGCGCTCACGACTGCCAAGGTCGCGACCCTCAACCGCGCGGTCCGCGCGGACATTCAACTGGCGGCCGAAGCTGGCGGCATCGACCACCAGATCCAGATCATGGCCACAGGCAGCGACGTCCACCTGGAACACAAGCGCGGCATCACCCGGGCCGAAGGCCTGAAAGAGATCGTCGACAGCGTCCGGTTCGCCCGCGAGTTGGGCTTCACCGACATCACGCTCGGCATCGAGGACGCCAGCCGCGGCTCCGACGACCTGCTGCGCCCGATGATCGAGGCGGGCGTCGCGGAGGGTGCCCGCACGGTGGCGCTCGCCGATACCACTGGCTGCCTGATTCCGTCGGAATTCGGCGCTCAAGTGACGCGGGTCCGCTCCTGGATTCACGACGACATCATTCTTTCGATCCATTGTCACCAGGACCTGGGCCTCTCCCTGGCCAATGCTCTAGCCGGTATCGATGCGGGTGCGGACGAAGTGCAGTCCACGCTCGCCGGTATTGGCGAGCGGGCCGGAAACACCCCGCTCGAAGAGCTCGCAGCAGTCCTTCTTTACAAGGCTGAGCAGCTGGGCGTGACCAGCCGCCTTCGTACCGAGAAGCTGTACGATGCGTATCTGATCCTCAGTCGGATCATCGGACTGCCGACTCCGCGCAACAAGGCGGTATTCGGTGAGAATTCCTTTGCCACCCAGGCCGGAATACACCAGGCCGGAATGCTGCGCAATCCGGTGACGTACGAATACGTGGAGCCGCACCGCTTCGGCCGCGAGCGTGGCATCCTCATCGGCCGCCACTCCGGGCGGAACGTCATCAGGAACACCCTCGACCAGATGGGTCTCGGCGTCGAGTCAGAACTGCTCGACGCGATCTACGACACTTACATCGCCAGCCGTGAGGACGGCACCTGCATCGAGCTTGGCGAGCTGCGCCACATCATCACCGAGCGCCTCGGCCATGCCACGGCTTCCGCCGCCCCGTCCGATCTGGCGGTGACCGCGCCATGA
- a CDS encoding isocitrate/isopropylmalate dehydrogenase family protein, translating to MTKTVTVIPGDGIGPEVTREALETVDALGLDLRFDLLDHVNADTYLRTGVSLSDEDFGRVKASDAVLFGAIGDPRVKTSDYGRGVLLRLRFELDLFVNHRPATLLHEDLSPLRDARAGAIDCVIVRENTEGLYADIGGVLRENTEHETAVDADVSTYMGVSRVMEYAYSIARRGVCMVDKSNAVRHGGKIWQRVFKKAASRNPIIRSTHLYVDTAAMKLISDPSQFDVIVTNNSYGDILSDLAAVLAGGLGNAGSANINPVTGFGLYEPVHGSAPDIAGRGIGNPFGAILSYALMLENFGWTAEASALRRAVGTAISERRVTADLGGSLGTKEVGEAVRSALSAR from the coding sequence ATGACTAAGACTGTGACCGTCATTCCCGGTGACGGCATCGGCCCCGAGGTAACCCGAGAAGCCTTGGAGACCGTCGACGCGCTGGGCCTCGACCTCCGCTTCGACCTCCTCGACCATGTCAACGCGGATACCTACCTCCGTACGGGAGTCTCTCTCTCCGACGAGGACTTCGGGCGCGTCAAGGCGAGCGACGCCGTACTCTTCGGCGCCATCGGCGACCCGCGCGTCAAGACCTCGGATTATGGCCGCGGTGTCCTGCTCCGCCTCCGCTTCGAACTCGACCTATTCGTAAACCACCGTCCGGCCACCCTGCTCCACGAGGACCTCAGCCCGCTGCGCGACGCCCGTGCCGGAGCCATCGACTGCGTCATCGTTCGCGAGAACACCGAGGGCCTCTACGCTGACATCGGTGGTGTACTGCGCGAGAACACCGAGCACGAGACGGCCGTCGACGCCGACGTCAGCACCTACATGGGGGTCTCCCGGGTCATGGAGTACGCGTACTCCATCGCCAGACGCGGTGTCTGCATGGTCGACAAGTCCAACGCCGTCCGCCACGGAGGCAAGATCTGGCAGCGGGTGTTCAAGAAGGCCGCCTCCAGGAACCCCATCATCCGCTCCACTCACCTATACGTGGACACAGCAGCGATGAAGTTAATCTCCGACCCCTCGCAGTTCGATGTAATCGTCACCAACAACTCCTACGGCGACATCCTCAGCGACCTGGCGGCCGTGCTCGCCGGCGGCTTGGGCAACGCGGGCTCCGCCAACATCAACCCGGTCACCGGGTTCGGCCTCTACGAGCCGGTGCACGGCAGTGCCCCCGACATTGCGGGCCGGGGCATCGGCAACCCGTTTGGCGCGATCCTCAGCTACGCCCTAATGCTGGAGAACTTCGGCTGGACTGCCGAGGCCAGCGCACTCCGCCGCGCCGTCGGCACAGCGATCAGCGAACGCCGGGTCACCGCGGACCTGGGCGGTTCCCTCGGCACCAAGGAGGTCGGAGAGGCGGTCAGGAGCGCCCTCTCAGCGCGCTGA
- a CDS encoding pyridoxal phosphate-dependent aminotransferase, translated as MFILARQRDAIDLAVGTPGAPQPSERLVEEAVHALRAGANQYELPQGGADIRRRIAESFTTPADPDSELTITVGGTEALCVALLSLVDPGEEVVVLDPYYENFLGAIELAGARPRFVRLREPGEATSTDWRLDPGELAAAFGPATRAIVLNTPANPTGQTLSAEDFELIAALCERWEVTVIADEVYANLVFDERPHLSAADVPALRDRSVVIGSLSKSHAISGWRLGFLRARQELTTAFRRVHEITTNGASAPLQLATGLTDLFDAASLAAAKELAGARDEMADILSRMGLTFRTPQGGCFILADIRSVTDEHCAAYVRRVLEESSVLLAPGAPFFADEERGRHYVRVAFNRSPHVLGAARRSLLA; from the coding sequence TTGTTCATCCTCGCGCGGCAGCGGGATGCGATCGACCTGGCGGTGGGCACCCCCGGTGCTCCGCAGCCCTCCGAACGGCTCGTCGAGGAGGCGGTACACGCGCTGCGGGCCGGCGCCAACCAGTACGAGTTGCCTCAGGGCGGCGCGGACATCCGGCGACGGATCGCAGAGTCCTTCACGACCCCCGCTGACCCGGACAGCGAGCTCACCATCACGGTCGGCGGCACTGAGGCGCTGTGCGTGGCTCTCCTGTCCCTGGTCGACCCGGGCGAGGAGGTCGTCGTCCTCGACCCGTACTACGAGAACTTCCTCGGCGCCATAGAACTGGCCGGGGCGCGGCCACGTTTCGTTCGACTGCGGGAGCCCGGAGAAGCGACGAGCACCGACTGGCGGCTCGACCCCGGTGAGCTGGCCGCCGCCTTCGGCCCCGCCACCCGGGCGATCGTCCTCAACACTCCGGCCAATCCCACGGGCCAGACCCTGTCCGCGGAGGATTTCGAACTGATCGCCGCCCTGTGCGAGCGGTGGGAGGTGACCGTGATCGCCGACGAGGTATACGCGAACCTCGTCTTCGACGAGCGGCCGCATCTCTCGGCCGCCGACGTGCCAGCCCTCCGGGATCGGAGCGTGGTCATCGGCTCCCTGTCCAAAAGCCATGCCATCAGCGGCTGGCGGCTTGGTTTCCTGCGGGCCCGTCAGGAACTCACCACTGCATTCAGGAGAGTTCACGAGATCACCACCAATGGGGCCAGCGCCCCGCTCCAGCTGGCCACCGGCCTCACGGACCTCTTCGATGCCGCTTCCCTCGCGGCTGCGAAGGAGCTGGCCGGGGCTCGAGACGAGATGGCGGACATCCTGTCCCGGATGGGGCTGACCTTCCGGACGCCCCAGGGCGGCTGCTTCATTCTGGCCGATATCCGCAGCGTCACGGACGAGCACTGCGCCGCCTATGTGCGCCGTGTCCTGGAGGAATCCTCCGTGCTCCTCGCGCCCGGGGCCCCGTTCTTTGCCGACGAAGAGCGTGGTCGGCACTACGTCCGCGTGGCGTTCAACCGCTCGCCGCACGTCCTCGGGGCCGCCCGCCGGAGCCTGCTGGCATGA
- the leuC gene encoding 3-isopropylmalate dehydratase large subunit: MTTTRRNLIEKVWESHVVDQAPGEPDLLYIDLHLLHEASSPQAFDGLQLAGRRVRRPDLSLALEDHNVPTDTLLVKDAMGGAQLERLRQNCEEQGIELFSLGDHRQGIVHVVAPELGFVRPGMTVVCGDSHTSTHGAFGALAFGVGTSDVEHVLATQTLTLQRPKTMSVEFVGEPPTDVTPKDLILALIANIGANGANGYAIEYRGCAVQNLSMEGRMTVCNMSIEAGARAGLIAPDDTTLEYLRERWGPAAADWDEAVDHWRSLRTDEGAVFDRTVQLDVTTLKPFVTWGTNPGQAVPLDSAVPTPDSFGTGAEREAARWALEYMGLAPDVSMRDLDIDTVFLGSCTNGRIEDLRAAADVLRGRTLAPTVRMLVVPGSMAVRAEAETEGLDQVFLDAGAEWRLSGCSMCMGINADRLQGIQRVASTSNRNYEGRQGTHARTHLVSPAVAAATAVAGRLAAPTELPAPGRGSAPHLQGEKA, encoded by the coding sequence ATGACCACCACCCGGCGCAACCTCATAGAGAAGGTCTGGGAGAGCCACGTCGTCGACCAAGCCCCGGGCGAGCCCGACCTCCTCTACATCGACCTGCACTTGCTTCACGAGGCCAGCTCGCCGCAGGCTTTCGACGGTCTCCAACTGGCGGGGCGCCGGGTCCGCAGGCCAGATCTGTCCCTAGCCCTTGAAGACCACAACGTGCCCACCGACACGCTCCTGGTAAAGGACGCCATGGGCGGCGCGCAGTTGGAGCGGCTCCGCCAGAACTGCGAGGAGCAGGGCATCGAGCTGTTTTCGCTGGGCGACCACCGGCAGGGCATCGTGCATGTGGTAGCACCGGAACTTGGCTTCGTCCGTCCCGGAATGACTGTGGTCTGCGGTGACAGCCACACCTCCACGCACGGCGCCTTCGGCGCCCTCGCCTTCGGCGTCGGCACCAGCGACGTCGAGCACGTTCTCGCGACCCAGACGTTGACGCTCCAGCGCCCGAAGACGATGTCGGTGGAGTTCGTCGGCGAGCCGCCGACGGACGTGACGCCGAAGGACCTGATCCTTGCGCTGATTGCAAACATCGGCGCCAACGGCGCTAACGGCTATGCCATCGAGTACCGCGGATGTGCCGTCCAGAACCTGTCCATGGAGGGGCGGATGACGGTCTGCAACATGAGCATCGAGGCCGGGGCGCGCGCCGGTCTCATCGCCCCAGACGACACAACGCTCGAATACCTGCGCGAGCGCTGGGGCCCGGCCGCCGCTGACTGGGACGAGGCGGTCGACCACTGGCGGTCCCTGCGGACCGACGAAGGCGCCGTCTTCGACCGTACGGTCCAGCTCGACGTGACCACGCTGAAGCCCTTCGTCACTTGGGGGACGAACCCCGGCCAAGCCGTGCCGCTGGACTCCGCGGTGCCGACCCCCGACTCCTTTGGCACCGGCGCCGAGCGGGAAGCGGCACGGTGGGCCCTAGAGTACATGGGTCTCGCACCGGACGTTTCGATGCGTGACCTCGACATCGACACGGTCTTCCTTGGCTCCTGCACCAATGGTCGCATCGAGGACCTGCGGGCCGCAGCGGATGTGCTGCGCGGACGCACGTTGGCCCCAACGGTCAGGATGCTCGTGGTTCCCGGCTCGATGGCCGTCCGTGCCGAGGCCGAGACGGAGGGCCTGGACCAGGTCTTCCTAGATGCCGGAGCCGAGTGGCGGCTCTCCGGCTGCTCGATGTGTATGGGCATCAACGCCGACCGACTTCAAGGCATCCAGCGCGTCGCGTCCACCTCGAACCGCAACTACGAGGGCAGACAGGGCACCCACGCCCGTACCCACCTCGTCTCACCGGCCGTGGCCGCCGCCACTGCCGTGGCCGGCCGATTGGCCGCGCCGACCGAGTTGCCCGCCCCGGGCCGCGGGAGCGCTCCGCATTTGCAAGGAGAGAAGGCATGA
- the leuD gene encoding 3-isopropylmalate dehydratase small subunit: MRESLKAHTGRALALRRDDVDTDQIIPAEFCKRLTKTGYADTLFGHWRKEDDFVLNRPEHQGASVLVAGHNFGTGSSREHAVWALRDWGFRAVIATSFGDIFLRNALKNGLLAVALPAPVVAELTEQVAAKAEFEITIDLQELTVTASSKTWGFTADHRARWLLLNGLDDIDVTLGKADRIAVYEAHRPAWMTSITRGTYSSQDAAKLRRVS, encoded by the coding sequence ATGAGGGAGTCCCTGAAGGCGCACACCGGCCGGGCCCTGGCGCTGCGTCGGGATGACGTCGACACCGACCAGATCATCCCGGCCGAATTCTGCAAGCGGCTGACCAAGACCGGCTACGCCGACACCTTGTTCGGCCACTGGCGCAAGGAAGACGACTTCGTCCTCAACCGGCCGGAGCACCAGGGAGCCAGCGTCCTGGTGGCGGGTCACAACTTCGGTACGGGCAGTTCCCGGGAGCACGCCGTCTGGGCGCTTCGCGACTGGGGCTTCCGCGCAGTCATCGCCACCAGCTTCGGCGACATCTTCCTGCGCAACGCGCTGAAGAACGGCCTCCTGGCCGTGGCCCTGCCTGCTCCCGTCGTAGCCGAGCTGACGGAACAGGTCGCCGCAAAAGCGGAGTTCGAGATAACCATCGACCTCCAGGAACTGACCGTCACCGCCTCCAGCAAGACCTGGGGCTTCACGGCGGACCACCGTGCCCGCTGGCTCCTCCTCAACGGCCTTGACGATATCGACGTCACCCTCGGGAAGGCCGACAGGATCGCCGTCTATGAGGCGCACCGCCCGGCCTGGATGACGAGCATCACACGGGGGACCTACTCGTCGCAGGACGCGGCCAAGCTGCGACGGGTCTCGTGA
- a CDS encoding TIGR00730 family Rossman fold protein: MSVISNTPHRIAVFCGARAGARPEYIELAREFGFALARRGAGLVYGGGSVGVMGAVAEAAFSGGVSVTGVIPHKLFERERPEVSRGEIFVVRTMHERKARMYKLSRGFAVLPGGIGTFDELMEVATWNQLGFHRKPIVLVNHGGFFDPLIGLLNNVVTEGFLSHEELSCIAIAMTADEALDQLGCAATPIPTAESVLEEAPPAPQHISAV, translated from the coding sequence ATGTCTGTAATTTCTAATACCCCTCACAGAATCGCCGTGTTTTGCGGTGCGCGCGCAGGCGCCCGGCCAGAATACATCGAACTTGCGAGAGAATTCGGCTTCGCACTCGCTCGCCGGGGAGCGGGATTGGTATACGGCGGCGGCAGCGTCGGTGTGATGGGCGCGGTCGCCGAAGCGGCCTTCTCAGGGGGCGTCTCTGTCACTGGCGTCATTCCTCACAAGTTGTTCGAGCGAGAACGTCCTGAAGTCAGTCGAGGTGAAATCTTCGTCGTCCGCACCATGCATGAGCGCAAGGCGCGCATGTACAAGCTTTCGCGCGGGTTCGCCGTCTTACCTGGAGGCATAGGAACATTCGATGAGTTGATGGAGGTGGCGACCTGGAATCAACTAGGGTTCCATCGCAAGCCCATCGTACTGGTTAACCACGGAGGGTTCTTCGACCCGCTAATTGGGTTGCTCAATAACGTCGTGACCGAAGGATTCCTCTCACACGAGGAACTTTCCTGCATAGCTATCGCAATGACTGCCGATGAGGCCCTCGATCAACTCGGGTGCGCTGCCACCCCTATTCCCACGGCAGAGTCTGTACTCGAAGAAGCTCCCCCAGCCCCCCAGCACATCAGCGCGGTATAG